From a region of the Candidatus Eremiobacterota bacterium genome:
- a CDS encoding phosphatidylserine/phosphatidylglycerophosphate/cardiolipin synthase family protein, with protein MDPIGTRPVIPGNKLVSKEPPSGEPAPEAAGEKLDIQSPHESTFKEKLGKLKSAALSQKGRTYITSLGLGGVGLATLGAFVFGLPGAVIGAAAGLCGGIAAGALISSPLSFFKWSRTSSERVPPGSDVNLNPALKESSLLKPSVEKETDRVTDSLAVPGNRVTLEKNGVNSFPERYRMMEEAKHSINLQTLIFHSDETGWKTAELLAKKAKEGVKCRVIYDWISSADSDPKIFKMMKEAGVELQAFNTPVDYKWHEENKDEIVRHMHGAFQDFIKGVGEEGLAEPDKWIAEKGEKEFKFWIGNNEKVLERLKEYPPLLHKLNNRWHMKILTVDGKEAMLGGMNIGSEYANGGSGHRDTSLGEKAFSAGAFRDTDVKVEGPVVGKVNEAFAENWGYAGGEDTAAITAENPAVTAAGSTKTRFVSHQPREKKDRNIENWYYQMLKNAEKTAYITNAYFLPTKEFRKALIEAAKRGVDVRILTNSVDTNDLPILSQGGRKFYRELLEGGVRLYELRKDNGGKFTTLHTKASVFDGEVATIGSHNLDPRSFNLNSEDTIEIQDKDFGKGMHEMFRDDLQMSNEITLEDLNNETPADRLEQWFASEIIKDLL; from the coding sequence ATGGATCCAATAGGAACAAGACCCGTCATTCCAGGAAATAAGCTCGTTTCCAAAGAGCCTCCCTCAGGCGAACCAGCACCTGAGGCCGCGGGAGAAAAGCTGGATATCCAGTCTCCCCACGAATCCACATTCAAGGAAAAGCTCGGGAAACTGAAAAGTGCGGCGCTCAGCCAGAAAGGGCGCACTTACATCACCAGCCTCGGGCTCGGCGGGGTCGGACTTGCCACCCTGGGCGCCTTCGTTTTCGGTCTCCCCGGGGCGGTGATAGGCGCTGCTGCAGGCCTCTGCGGCGGCATAGCCGCAGGCGCCCTGATAAGCTCCCCGCTCTCGTTTTTCAAGTGGAGCCGCACAAGCAGCGAAAGAGTTCCGCCAGGCTCCGACGTGAACCTGAATCCCGCTCTGAAGGAATCTTCACTTCTTAAGCCATCCGTCGAGAAGGAGACCGACAGGGTCACCGATTCTCTCGCCGTCCCGGGAAACAGGGTCACCCTAGAGAAAAACGGTGTCAATTCATTTCCCGAGCGGTACCGCATGATGGAGGAGGCGAAGCACAGCATCAACCTTCAGACCCTTATCTTCCACAGCGACGAGACAGGGTGGAAAACGGCGGAGCTGCTCGCAAAAAAGGCAAAGGAAGGCGTGAAGTGCCGGGTCATTTACGACTGGATCTCATCGGCCGACAGCGATCCGAAAATATTCAAGATGATGAAGGAAGCAGGCGTGGAGCTCCAGGCCTTTAATACACCCGTTGACTACAAGTGGCATGAAGAGAATAAGGATGAGATCGTCAGGCACATGCATGGGGCTTTCCAGGATTTTATCAAGGGAGTGGGCGAGGAAGGGCTTGCTGAGCCCGATAAATGGATCGCCGAGAAGGGCGAAAAAGAGTTCAAGTTCTGGATAGGCAACAATGAAAAGGTGCTGGAAAGGCTCAAGGAATACCCTCCCCTTCTCCACAAGCTGAACAACCGCTGGCATATGAAAATTCTGACCGTTGACGGGAAAGAGGCGATGCTGGGAGGGATGAACATAGGATCGGAATATGCAAATGGAGGCTCCGGGCACCGCGACACCTCGCTGGGCGAGAAGGCCTTTTCAGCGGGCGCCTTCCGCGATACCGATGTGAAAGTGGAGGGCCCCGTAGTCGGAAAAGTGAATGAGGCCTTTGCGGAAAACTGGGGATATGCCGGCGGTGAAGACACCGCGGCAATCACCGCGGAAAATCCCGCTGTTACAGCAGCCGGATCGACGAAGACAAGGTTCGTGAGCCATCAGCCCAGGGAGAAAAAAGACAGGAATATTGAGAACTGGTACTACCAGATGCTGAAGAATGCCGAGAAGACGGCGTATATCACCAATGCCTATTTTCTCCCCACGAAGGAATTCAGAAAGGCCCTGATTGAAGCCGCGAAGCGCGGCGTCGATGTAAGGATCCTGACTAATTCAGTAGATACAAACGATCTCCCCATTCTCTCCCAGGGAGGGCGGAAGTTTTACCGGGAGCTGCTGGAAGGCGGGGTCAGGCTCTATGAGCTGAGGAAAGACAACGGCGGCAAGTTCACCACCCTCCACACCAAGGCATCTGTTTTTGACGGAGAGGTGGCAACCATAGGCTCCCACAACCTCGATCCCCGGAGCTTCAATCTGAACTCCGAGGACACCATTGAGATCCAGGATAAAGATTTTGGTAAAGGGATGCACGAGATGTTCCGCGACGATCTCCAGATGTCCAATGAAATCACCCTTGAGGACCTGAACAACGAGACGCCGGCGGATCGCCTGGAGCAATGGTTCGCCTCGGAGATAATCAAGGATCTCCTGTAA